A segment of the Butyrivibrio fibrisolvens genome:
CTTTAAAATCTCAGCGAAACGCTTGAGAATTCGATCACCCATGGCATGACCATAGGTATCATTAACGCTTTTGAAATGATCAATATCGATCATTAAAAGAGCACCAGCCGGATCATCACCCTCTAGAACATTTATGATCTGCTGTTCCCCACTTGCACGGTTATTTAAACCCGTTAATGGATCGATGTAAGAATACATAGCCAGGTCCTGGTTTTGCATCTCCTGATCAGGAGATCTGTTCTTCCTTGTCATGAGCATTCTCCTATCGTATGTCATCTGCATGGCAGATGACATACGGGTCGAAAATATAATAAAACCCCTACTACATTTATAATAAGATAGCAAATTTGTAATTTCTACAAACCTTGCTTGAAAAAGTGCTTAACGGTAATGAAAAAAGGGGGTGAAAGATATATAATTGAGTTCATAGAAAACACAGAAAAGCTGCATTTAAGGAAGTGCCATGGAGACAATCAATTAAAAACAGACAGCAGAGGTATGTATGGATATCAGTAAAGTGATCTCAGAAATCAAAAAAATAGAAGGAACAGACGTTGAAACAGGTCTTGAATACTGTGCATCAGACGAAGAGATCTATGTTGAAACAGTGCAGGATTTCCTTGAAGATGACAGAGGAAGTGCTGTTCAGGAAGCTTTTACCCAAAATGATATAGATTCATATCATATAAACGCACATGCCCTCAAAAACCTGTGCTATACACTTGGACTTAACGAACTTGGAGATAAAGCTAAAGAGCTTGATGATGCTGCAAAAATTAAGGACTTTGAATATATCAAAGCCCATAATGAAGAACTAATGTCAATGTATAAAGACTATACAAGCCGCCTTAAAACAATAATAGAGGAATGATAGTTCATTTTGCTATTATTACACGGCAATAATACCTGATAAATAAACTATGTGGAGCTTTAATAGATCGCAGTAGATGCTATTATAGCTCCCTTTTCATCTATGTCAAAACTCCATATTGCATGAGCCGGGAGCCTGTGCTCTGTAAGATACCAGGTTCCATCTATAACTCCCATATAATAAGGCGTTCCGCCTCCTTCGAAAAAAGTATCATAGACAGTTTCATAGTTACCGCTAGAAATATCTTCAATTGAAGAAGCGCATATCATAGTAGCTGCATCCTGACTACCATACAGATCAGTAGATACAGTTATATAGAACAGATCACCGATGTGTTCAAGCTGGACCATTCCGGCTATTTTATCAGGAACACTGAAACTAGCTGCTCTTTTGAAAGTCTTCAGATCATATTTGAGGATCTGTGGTTCAAAGACACTTGATCCATCCGCAGGAAGTCCTGATACGAAGTACAGGTCTTCATTATCTATGGTAAAAGAGCGTACATAAGTATCTGCAAGTCTTTCTATAGTTATGACATTCGTAAGATACATACGAGTATCATCTTTTTTATGCCTGAAGATATACATCTCACCTGAATATGAACTCCAGCAATAGAAGGCAGAAGTGGCTTCATTATAGACAATATAGTGAGGTTTATTACCAATTTCATTAAAAATCTGAGTAAGAGTATATCCATCACCAGCCCGCTCAAATACTAGAACACGGTTGTTCTCTGTATCGTCTGCCAGCATTACAGTTCCATCAGATACTATTGTATGTCCAAGATCATATCCGCTTGAAGCATTATCGGTAAGAACTGTCCAGCCTGTGAGAGGATCAGTAAGATTGTCATTATAAATTATCTGTGAATGATAGCAGTCAACAATAAAATATCTGCCATCGATGAAGGTGATATCAGTAGGTACAGACAAGGATGGATAAGTGTTAGCAATTTCAGATGCAGTGGTATAGCCTGTAAGTTCAGATTCCCTCACATAGTCAGATCCGTCAAAAAAACCTTCTGAAAGCACCGGCCCGTCTATAGGATTTCCATTGTTTAAAACATTAGTATCATCTGAAAAAGATGCATCTTCCCTACTATCAGCTATAGAAGATGATACGCCTGTAGAACTATTATCTGTATCAGGAGATGCATTTGGATCAGTCTTACAACCCGTAAGGGTTATAGATAATAGAAGTAATGCCGATAATAGAATTGAAGTTTTTTGAGTGAGAGCATGAATATATTTTTTATATAAAAGGTATATCATTATTTATTAAAACCTTCCTCCATGAAAATATGCAAAGTGCCACCTTGCTATATGGCAAAGCCTTTTTAACCTATGAAATATCATTGGTAAAAACAATCTTTCTTATTATACAACGTTATTTTATTACAGGAAAATCAATTATAACCTTATTCCAGAAAACAAATAAAGCTTTTTTGAACTATGGAGAATTGATATGATCACATTTAGCTTATGTATGATAGTAAAAAATGAGGAAGAGAATTTGGGGAGATGCCTTAGCTGTCTTAAAAATCTTATGGATGAGATTATCATAGTTGATACAGGATCAACTGATAAAACTAAAGAGATTGCCGGAAAATTTGACGCTAAGATCTATGACTTTGAATGGATAGATGACTTTGCGGCTGCAAGAAACTATGCCTTTTCCAAAGCAACCTGTGATTACATTTACAGCGCAGATGCTGATGAAGTGATCGATGAAAACAATATAAGAGAATTTGCAAATCTGAAGCAGGCTTTA
Coding sequences within it:
- a CDS encoding Hpt domain-containing protein, with protein sequence MDISKVISEIKKIEGTDVETGLEYCASDEEIYVETVQDFLEDDRGSAVQEAFTQNDIDSYHINAHALKNLCYTLGLNELGDKAKELDDAAKIKDFEYIKAHNEELMSMYKDYTSRLKTIIEE